TGATAAACATAAAGACAGATGAGCTCATACCGAATAGAATATTGACGACACCTGTCATCATTAAGCCAATTCCCATAAAGTAACGAGGGTTAGAGCGGTCACCAAGTACACCTGATAAGAATTTAGATACACCGTAGGTGAGATAAAACACAGTACCCATGATCCCGATATCGGCTTTTTGTAGCCCGAGATCTGTCAGCATGGCAGGCATAACGAAGTTAAAACTTTTACGAGTAAAATAGAAAACGGCGTAGCCGATATAACTGGTAATCATCAAATGTAATCGCCAGTAACGATAAGTTTTATCGATCTCCTCTTTGCTTTTCGTAACCGGTAAATCCGGTGGTACACTGAAGATACCCATAATATTTCTCCTCTAATGATAATAAATCGTTCCAGTATATTACAAAGCCGGTTCTCAAAAGGGGACTCAGATCAAAAAATGGGGGATTTATAGGAAAAAATAGCTTGATGAATAGTTGATTTGATAATGAACGAATAAGTGCGGTCAGAAATTTTAGTTTTTTGATCGCACTTTATTAGGTTTAAGGATGGTTTGGGCGAGTTTTATGCTTTACGTTGCAAAATTAAAAAACGGCAATCATAGGGATTGTCTTCATCAGTTTGGCGATATTCTTCAAACTCGATGTTCCATTCAGACCAATTAATTTCAGGGAAGAAGGTATCGCCGTCAATGTTTGCTTGAATTTGTGTGAGATATAGTTTATCTGCTTTAGGTAAATATTGTTTAAATAACTCGCCGCCGCCAATCAACATAATTTCATCAAATTCTTTGACAAAATCGACCGCACTTTCAAAATTCTCTTTCCAGATGACACCTTCATGTTCGTAAGGCGTGCGTGAAAGGACGATATTGGTCCGTTTAGGCAATGGGCGACCAATGCTTTCAAAGGTTTTACGACCCATAATGACCGGTTTGCCTGTAGTGTTTTTACGAAACCAGGTTAAATCAGCAGGTAAGTGCCAAGGCATTTGATTATCTTTTCCGATGACGTTATTTTTTGTTGTCGCAACGATCAAACTTAATGTCATATTTTCTATCCTATTTTTCTTTTTTTGCACTATATCATAGCTATTCACAAAATCTGTATATAAGGTTGGATTTTTCGTGATTTTTATTAATTTTAGTGCTAATTTAACCGCACTTTTCTATTTTTTCACTGAGGATAAACTATGTCGGCAAATCGCAAAACAATCGTCGTAAAATTTGGTACTAGCACATTAACGCATGGTTCCCCAAAATTGAATGCGCCTCACATGGTCGATATTGTTCGCCAGATTGCACAACTTCATCAAGCAGGTTTTCGTGTAGTGATTGTAACATCAGGGGCGATTGCTGCTGGACGACATTATTTAAATCATCCTCAACTTCCTCCAACCATTGCGTCAAAACAGCTTTTAGCTGCTGTAGGGCAGAGTCAGCTTATTCAAGCCTGGGAAAAATTATTTGCGATTTATGATATTCATATTGGACAAATTTTATTAACTCGTGCTGATATTGAAGACCGTGAACGTTTTTTAAATGCACGCGATACATTACATGCGCTGTTGGACAATCATATTATTCCTGTGATTAATGAGAATGATGCGGTGGCAACGGCCGAGATTAAAGTAGGGGATAACGATAACTTATCGGCGCTAGTCGCGATTTTAGTGCAAGCGGAACAACTTTACTTATTAACGGATCAACAAGGTCTATATGAAAGCGATCCTCGTAAAAATCCAGATGCGAAATTAATTCCAGTGGTTGAGCAAATTACCGATCATATTCGTTCGATTGCAGGCGGTAGCGGTACAAATCTTGGAACTGGCGGGATGAGTACAAAAATTATTGCGGCAGATGTGGCAACGCGTTCGGGTATTGAAACCATTATTGCGCCAGGCAGCCGACCTGATGTTATTGTGGATTTGGCTTACGATAAACCAATTGGCACTAAATTTATTGCTCATCACTCAGATCGTCTAGAAAGCCGTAAACAGTGGTTATTTGCAGCTCCATCAGCGGGTATGCTGACGATTGATGAAGGTGCTGAAAATGCTATGTTAGCACAGAATAAATCGTTGCTGCCTGCAGGAATTACGGCTGTGGAAGGGTGTTTCTCACGTGGTGAAGTCGTCAAAATTAAGAATACCTCAGGTAAAGTGATTGCACTTGGTATGCCGCGTTATAACAGCGATGCGTTGGAATTAATCAAAGGGAAAAAATCCCAGGAAATTGAGCAAATTCTTGGCTATGAGTACGGTGCAGTTGCGTTACATCGTGATGATATGATTGTGTTATAGCATTAAAGATTTATCATCTACTCAAAGGTTATTCTTGAAAATATCGTAGCCAATTTTAGTGGGTAATATATAGGAGGTATAAGTGTAGCTCCTTATCGACTAAAGAGGAGCGGGATATTGGCATGATGATAACCATTTCTTCATCTATAGCTATCGCAGTAATAACAACGGTGATAGGAAATAAAAAAGTGCGGTTATTTTTATTTGTACCGCACTTTTAACGTTTTATTTTTTCATTACATTCCTATGACGACACAGCTTGCTACAGGTTTTGCCGTATCTTGAACAGCAGTTGCAGCATCTCGACTGCTAAATGGTCCTACGCGGACACGATTCCATTCTTCATTTCGCATAATTTGTGCATTCACACCTGCCATCGCAAGACGACCTTGTAAACTTTCTGCTTGTGCGCGATTTTTAAATGCGCCACATTGCAAACCAAATTTTTTACCACCAGCCTGTACTTGCTGTTCAGCAGGTTTCGGTTCGGCTTTTTTCGGTTGCTCAGCTTTAG
This is a stretch of genomic DNA from Haemophilus parainfluenzae. It encodes these proteins:
- the proB gene encoding glutamate 5-kinase; this translates as MSANRKTIVVKFGTSTLTHGSPKLNAPHMVDIVRQIAQLHQAGFRVVIVTSGAIAAGRHYLNHPQLPPTIASKQLLAAVGQSQLIQAWEKLFAIYDIHIGQILLTRADIEDRERFLNARDTLHALLDNHIIPVINENDAVATAEIKVGDNDNLSALVAILVQAEQLYLLTDQQGLYESDPRKNPDAKLIPVVEQITDHIRSIAGGSGTNLGTGGMSTKIIAADVATRSGIETIIAPGSRPDVIVDLAYDKPIGTKFIAHHSDRLESRKQWLFAAPSAGMLTIDEGAENAMLAQNKSLLPAGITAVEGCFSRGEVVKIKNTSGKVIALGMPRYNSDALELIKGKKSQEIEQILGYEYGAVALHRDDMIVL
- the folA gene encoding type 3 dihydrofolate reductase codes for the protein MTLSLIVATTKNNVIGKDNQMPWHLPADLTWFRKNTTGKPVIMGRKTFESIGRPLPKRTNIVLSRTPYEHEGVIWKENFESAVDFVKEFDEIMLIGGGELFKQYLPKADKLYLTQIQANIDGDTFFPEINWSEWNIEFEEYRQTDEDNPYDCRFLILQRKA